One window from the genome of Mumia sp. ZJ1417 encodes:
- a CDS encoding universal stress protein, whose protein sequence is MTVVAGIGPDGRGMHAVHLAGRIAASTEEDLLLCCVVSDAWGRGSAASGADADWRRHLEGMATEAMAEARTIPPPEVRVDAVVRTARSVPRELVTASERADASILVVGSAGDALMGHVALGNVSTWLLHRASLPVALSPRSFWSEPTDRLERLVLAVDSDAAVDSALDATTLLARRAGVGLGLVTFGVRRLPALPDGGGRRADDAVYEAWREQIDAFQARAASLVEETGVPVTDRIVAVADSWRGAVNKVHWREGDMLVMTSSREGPVRRIFLGSNAPRIMGHVPVPVLTLPRR, encoded by the coding sequence GTGACCGTCGTGGCGGGGATCGGCCCCGACGGGCGAGGCATGCACGCCGTCCACCTGGCCGGCCGGATCGCGGCGTCCACCGAGGAGGACCTGCTGCTGTGCTGCGTGGTCTCCGACGCGTGGGGCCGGGGGAGTGCGGCGTCCGGTGCGGATGCCGACTGGCGGCGCCACCTGGAGGGGATGGCAACCGAGGCGATGGCCGAGGCGCGGACGATCCCGCCGCCTGAGGTGCGGGTCGACGCCGTCGTCCGTACCGCGCGGTCGGTGCCTCGCGAGCTGGTGACCGCGTCCGAACGCGCAGACGCGTCGATTCTCGTCGTCGGATCGGCGGGCGACGCGCTCATGGGCCACGTCGCGCTCGGCAACGTCAGCACCTGGCTGCTCCACCGGGCATCGCTTCCCGTCGCGCTCTCCCCGCGCTCGTTCTGGTCAGAGCCGACCGACCGGCTCGAACGCCTCGTCCTCGCCGTCGACTCCGACGCCGCCGTGGACTCCGCCCTCGACGCGACGACGCTGCTGGCGCGGCGCGCAGGCGTCGGTCTCGGGCTCGTGACCTTCGGCGTACGACGCCTGCCGGCGCTGCCGGACGGAGGAGGGCGCCGGGCGGACGACGCGGTGTACGAGGCGTGGCGCGAGCAGATCGACGCCTTCCAGGCGCGTGCCGCGTCGCTCGTGGAGGAGACCGGAGTGCCGGTCACCGACAGGATCGTCGCGGTCGCCGACTCGTGGCGCGGCGCCGTGAACAAGGTGCACTGGCGCGAGGGGGACATGCTGGTGATGACGTCGAGCCGCGAAGGTCCGGTCCGCCGGATCTTCCTCGGATCGAACGCACCGCGCATCATGGGTCACGTGCCCGTGCCCGTCCTCACGCTTCCCCGGAGGTAG
- a CDS encoding amino acid permease translates to MGAQQSSFAAQIFRRMPVGRRPHTEEGLKRTIGLVQLVGFGVGATVGTGIFFVLTEAVPNAGPGVVVSFVIAAVTAGLTALCYAELAGSVPVSGSSYSYAYATLGEVVAMVVAACLLLEYGVSASAVAVGWSEYLNQLLDNLFGVQIPHDLSYAPEAGGVVNLPAMVLVVLCALLLIRGASESATVNTIMVGIKVAVLLLFIAIAATGWNSDNLADFAPFGVAGIQAASATIFFSYIGLDAVSTAGDEVKDPARTMPKAIIISLIIVSTLYVAVALTAVAAQPWQDFEGQQAGLAQILENVTGSTWPSTVLAAGAVISIFSITLVVMYGQTRILFTMGRDRMLPPIFARVNPRTLTPIPNTIIVATVVALIAGFIPLNWLLDTVSIGTLVAFMVVSLGVIILRRRAPDLERTFKVPLYPVLPLLSIAACIYVLTGLALVTWVVFLIWVAVALAFYFSYGFRRSTLRTGAGDEEATS, encoded by the coding sequence ATGGGGGCGCAGCAGTCGTCGTTCGCCGCGCAGATCTTCCGACGCATGCCGGTGGGTCGACGTCCGCACACCGAGGAGGGCCTCAAGCGCACCATCGGGCTCGTCCAGCTGGTCGGGTTCGGCGTCGGCGCGACGGTCGGTACGGGCATCTTCTTCGTCCTGACCGAGGCCGTTCCGAATGCCGGGCCAGGTGTCGTCGTGTCGTTCGTGATCGCCGCGGTCACGGCGGGACTCACTGCGCTCTGCTATGCCGAGCTCGCTGGCAGCGTCCCCGTGTCGGGATCGTCGTACTCCTACGCGTACGCCACCCTCGGCGAGGTCGTCGCGATGGTCGTCGCGGCGTGCCTGCTGCTCGAGTACGGCGTGTCTGCGTCCGCGGTGGCGGTCGGCTGGTCGGAGTACCTCAACCAGCTCCTCGACAACCTCTTCGGCGTCCAGATCCCGCACGACCTGTCGTACGCGCCCGAGGCCGGCGGCGTCGTCAACCTGCCCGCGATGGTCCTCGTCGTCCTGTGCGCGCTGCTGCTGATCCGTGGCGCGAGCGAGTCCGCGACCGTCAACACGATCATGGTCGGCATCAAGGTGGCCGTGCTCCTCCTGTTCATCGCGATCGCGGCGACGGGCTGGAACAGCGACAACCTCGCCGACTTCGCCCCGTTCGGTGTCGCAGGGATCCAGGCGGCGTCGGCGACCATCTTCTTCTCCTACATCGGACTCGACGCCGTGTCGACGGCCGGGGACGAGGTGAAGGACCCGGCACGCACGATGCCGAAGGCGATCATCATCTCGCTGATCATCGTGTCCACCCTGTACGTCGCCGTGGCGCTCACCGCCGTCGCCGCACAGCCGTGGCAGGACTTCGAGGGGCAGCAGGCAGGGCTGGCGCAGATCCTGGAGAATGTCACCGGCTCGACCTGGCCGAGCACGGTGCTTGCCGCGGGCGCGGTCATCTCGATCTTCAGCATCACCCTCGTCGTCATGTACGGGCAGACGCGCATCCTCTTCACGATGGGCCGTGACCGGATGCTGCCTCCGATCTTCGCCCGGGTGAACCCCCGGACGCTCACCCCGATCCCCAACACGATCATCGTCGCCACCGTCGTCGCGCTCATCGCGGGCTTCATCCCGCTCAACTGGTTGCTCGACACGGTGAGCATCGGGACGCTCGTCGCCTTCATGGTGGTCTCGCTCGGTGTCATCATCTTGCGCCGGCGCGCACCCGACCTCGAGCGCACGTTCAAGGTGCCGCTGTATCCCGTGCTGCCGCTGCTGTCGATCGCCGCGTGCATCTACGTGCTCACGGGGCTCGCACTCGTGACGTGGGTGGTGTTCCTCATCTGGGTGGCGGTCGCGCTCGCGTTCTACTTCTCGTACGGGTTCCGGCGCTCGACGCTGCGCACCGGAGCCGGCGACGAGGAGGCGACGTCGTGA
- a CDS encoding FadR/GntR family transcriptional regulator, with protein MSQGDDQRGPRPVQRPRLYEHLAQHIADFIDAQGLVPGDRLPSERQLARDLGVSRATLAQALAALETQGRVEVRHGVGALVRKAPVAEDLPGRIAAHPRSEVAAAREAVMGGVARAAASHPQKAMRIAMLGDDGTVPTFDEVWRCVRRLAGNSLLGELEDMLAVQCPDPEETPMLRSLLDDLAVAVVRGDPEAAAAACTGILSTPAEPGETGEAFTT; from the coding sequence ATGAGCCAGGGCGACGATCAGCGCGGGCCCCGTCCCGTGCAGCGTCCGAGGCTGTACGAGCACCTCGCGCAGCACATCGCGGACTTCATCGACGCGCAGGGCCTGGTGCCAGGTGACCGGCTCCCCTCGGAGCGTCAGCTGGCGCGCGACCTCGGGGTCAGCCGCGCCACGCTCGCGCAGGCGCTCGCCGCCCTCGAGACCCAGGGACGGGTCGAGGTCCGGCACGGCGTGGGCGCCCTCGTCCGGAAGGCACCGGTCGCCGAGGATCTCCCCGGCCGGATTGCTGCCCACCCTCGCTCGGAGGTGGCGGCCGCCCGCGAGGCGGTCATGGGCGGGGTCGCTCGTGCGGCGGCGAGCCACCCGCAGAAGGCGATGCGGATCGCGATGCTCGGCGACGACGGCACCGTCCCGACGTTCGACGAGGTCTGGCGGTGCGTACGCCGTCTGGCGGGCAACAGCCTCCTCGGCGAGCTGGAGGACATGCTCGCCGTCCAGTGTCCTGACCCCGAGGAGACGCCGATGCTCCGATCGCTGCTCGACGATCTCGCGGTCGCCGTCGTCCGAGGTGATCCTGAAGCCGCGGCCGCGGCGTGCACGGGCATCCTTTCGACGCCGGCCGAGCCGGGGGAGACCGGCGAGGCGTTCACGACCTGA
- a CDS encoding CaiB/BaiF CoA-transferase family protein, with translation MLTDIVVLDLTRALAGPHAAMMLGDLGARVVKVESPTGDDTRGWGPPFVGEPGDEESTYFLSCNRNKESVTADLKSDAGKELLTRLVRQADVLLENFRPGVLARLGFSEERLHELNPRLVICSITGFGHDGPEGGRAGYDQIAQGEAGLMSITGPSPEEPTKVGVPIGDLLAGMNAAYGVVAALHERHATGRGRVVRTSLLASIVGVHAFQGTRWTVAGEVPRGMGNHHPSIAPYGLFRTADSPVQIAVGSEGLWTRFAPLIGLDPAAAPYATNPDRVGGREGLTALIEERFADEGAEVWLARLANAGVPAGKVRTLDDVYAWDQTRSQGLLIDVEHESLGSVSLPGPALRLDDNPYAGARETHLAPPRLGQHNASIAAWLDACETDDARGGSEATA, from the coding sequence ATGCTGACCGACATCGTCGTCCTCGACCTCACCCGCGCCCTCGCCGGCCCGCACGCCGCGATGATGCTCGGCGACCTCGGCGCCCGGGTCGTCAAGGTCGAGTCGCCGACCGGAGACGACACCCGTGGCTGGGGACCGCCGTTCGTGGGTGAGCCCGGCGACGAGGAGTCGACGTACTTCCTGTCGTGCAACCGCAACAAGGAGTCGGTGACCGCCGACCTCAAGAGCGACGCCGGCAAGGAGCTGCTGACGCGGCTCGTACGACAGGCCGACGTGCTGCTGGAGAACTTCCGACCCGGTGTCCTCGCACGCCTCGGCTTCTCCGAGGAGCGTCTCCACGAGCTCAACCCCCGACTGGTGATCTGCTCGATCACCGGGTTCGGGCACGACGGGCCGGAGGGTGGGCGTGCCGGGTACGACCAGATCGCGCAGGGCGAGGCCGGGCTGATGAGCATCACCGGCCCGTCGCCCGAGGAGCCGACCAAGGTCGGGGTCCCGATCGGCGACCTGCTCGCCGGGATGAACGCCGCGTACGGGGTGGTCGCCGCGCTGCACGAGCGCCACGCCACCGGCCGGGGGCGGGTCGTGCGGACGAGCCTGCTCGCGAGCATCGTCGGCGTTCACGCCTTCCAGGGCACCCGGTGGACGGTCGCCGGCGAGGTGCCGCGCGGGATGGGCAACCACCACCCGTCGATCGCTCCGTACGGGCTGTTCCGTACGGCCGACTCGCCCGTGCAGATCGCAGTCGGCAGCGAAGGGCTGTGGACGCGGTTCGCACCGTTGATCGGGCTCGACCCCGCCGCCGCGCCGTACGCGACCAACCCCGACCGGGTCGGCGGGCGTGAGGGACTGACCGCGCTGATCGAGGAGCGTTTCGCCGACGAGGGTGCCGAGGTGTGGCTGGCTCGGCTGGCCAACGCGGGCGTCCCCGCCGGCAAGGTGCGCACGCTCGACGACGTCTATGCGTGGGACCAGACCCGCTCGCAGGGGCTGCTCATCGACGTCGAGCACGAGAGCCTCGGCTCCGTCTCGCTGCCGGGCCCTGCACTGCGGCTCGACGACAACCCGTATGCCGGCGCGCGTGAGACGCACCTGGCTCCCCCGCGACTTGGACAGCACAACGCATCGATCGCCGCGTGGCTCGACGCCTGCGAGACGGACGACGCGCGCGGTGGGTCGGAGGCGACGGCGTGA
- a CDS encoding carboxyl transferase domain-containing protein, translating into MSTRLSAQALIDLVLDDGSFGSWDTPVVRGEVAPDYAADLARAQERSGTDESVVTGEGTIHGRRVAVLVGEFGFLAGSIGVDAAERLTVAVERATTEGLPLLAAPVSGGTRMQEGTPAFVRMVQITAAICAHKDAGLPYLVYLRNPTTGGVMASWGSLGHITVAEPGALLGFLGPRVYEALYGEPFPEGVQTSENLYAHGIVDAVLPPEELAGIVDRTLRILQSPRPTAPGLDTSSPSGSDYSTSGVGSDPWESVLASRSDDRPGVRALLRHGASDVVPLNGTGQGEAGHGLVLALARFGASPAVLLGQDRRAQTADRPLGPDALREARRGMRLAAELGLPLVSVIDTPGAALSVDAEQGGLAGEIARSLADMVTLPVPTLTVLLGQGTGGGALALLPADRVVAAQHAWLSPLPPEGASAIVHRVPDRAAEMARAQRVGAAALVEDGTVDRVIAESPDAAQEPEAFCRRVSEVVEDELTQLWAADDVARRAARRARFRRGLAGA; encoded by the coding sequence GTGAGCACCCGGTTGAGCGCGCAGGCGCTGATCGACCTCGTGCTCGACGACGGGTCCTTCGGGTCCTGGGACACGCCGGTCGTCCGAGGCGAGGTGGCGCCCGACTACGCCGCGGACCTCGCCCGTGCACAGGAGCGCTCCGGCACCGACGAGTCCGTCGTGACCGGCGAGGGCACGATCCACGGGCGCCGGGTGGCGGTGCTCGTCGGCGAGTTCGGGTTCCTCGCCGGGTCGATCGGCGTCGATGCGGCCGAACGGCTCACGGTCGCCGTGGAGCGGGCGACCACCGAGGGACTCCCCCTGCTCGCCGCGCCGGTCTCGGGCGGGACGCGGATGCAGGAGGGCACCCCGGCGTTCGTCCGGATGGTCCAGATCACCGCGGCGATCTGCGCGCACAAGGACGCTGGCCTCCCGTACCTGGTGTATCTGCGCAACCCCACCACCGGCGGCGTCATGGCGTCGTGGGGATCGCTGGGCCACATCACGGTCGCGGAGCCGGGTGCGCTGCTGGGGTTCCTCGGGCCGCGCGTATACGAGGCGCTGTACGGGGAGCCGTTCCCCGAGGGCGTGCAGACGTCGGAGAACCTGTACGCGCACGGCATCGTCGACGCGGTGCTCCCGCCGGAGGAGCTGGCCGGGATCGTGGACCGGACGCTGCGCATCCTGCAGTCGCCACGGCCGACTGCTCCGGGTCTCGATACGTCCTCGCCTAGCGGCTCGGACTACTCGACCAGTGGGGTCGGCTCGGATCCGTGGGAGTCCGTCCTCGCTTCGCGCAGCGACGATCGCCCGGGGGTCCGCGCCCTCCTGCGCCACGGCGCGAGCGACGTCGTCCCGCTCAACGGCACCGGCCAGGGCGAGGCGGGCCACGGGCTGGTGCTCGCGCTCGCCCGCTTCGGGGCGTCGCCCGCCGTGCTCCTCGGTCAGGACCGGCGCGCGCAGACCGCCGACCGGCCGCTCGGCCCGGACGCCCTGCGTGAGGCGCGCCGCGGCATGCGGCTGGCCGCCGAGCTCGGGCTCCCGCTCGTCAGCGTGATCGACACCCCCGGCGCTGCGCTGTCCGTCGACGCCGAGCAGGGTGGGCTCGCCGGCGAGATCGCGCGCAGCCTCGCGGACATGGTGACACTCCCCGTCCCGACTCTGACCGTTCTGCTCGGCCAGGGCACCGGCGGCGGCGCGCTCGCGCTGCTGCCCGCCGACCGCGTCGTGGCCGCGCAGCACGCGTGGCTGTCACCGCTGCCGCCGGAGGGTGCGAGCGCGATCGTGCACCGCGTCCCCGACCGGGCAGCGGAGATGGCACGCGCCCAGCGCGTCGGCGCCGCCGCACTCGTCGAGGACGGGACCGTCGACCGCGTCATCGCCGAGTCGCCCGATGCCGCGCAGGAGCCGGAGGCGTTCTGCCGCCGGGTCAGCGAGGTCGTCGAGGACGAGCTCACGCAGCTGTGGGCGGCCGACGACGTGGCACGCCGCGCCGCGCGACGAGCGCGCTTCCGCCGCGGACTCGCCGGCGCCTGA
- a CDS encoding SLC13 family permease, whose product MSTEIVALAALALVFLIATVRSINMGALALVAAFIVGLSVFGDDTDAIIAGFPGELFVILVGVTYLFALAKNNGTVDWIVHGAVRAVRGRVALVPWAMFFVCAVVTGIGAVSPAAVAIVAPVAMGFAHRYRIHPVMMGMMVVQGATGGSFSPIGIFGSITNGVVDSNDLEGSPTFLFLAAMTAATLVAAITYVVFGGRELIRRGKDERALVDVGATAEAASSAATRGAVTGTPGSAIEQGLGRTDDLDDLDDDTRLNLERSSTLLGLVALIVGALAFDLDVGFTALTVAVVLTLLFPPSARGAVEKISWGTILLVGGIVTYVNLLQNHGVVTWLGDRVAEVGAPLIAALLICFIGAVVSAFASTTGIIGALIPLAVPFLLTDQVSAIGLIAALAISSSVVDCSPFSTNGALIVANSDESQREMVFKRLMQWGMSIVVIAPLLTWAILVLPTT is encoded by the coding sequence GTGTCCACCGAAATCGTCGCGCTGGCCGCGCTCGCGCTGGTCTTCCTGATCGCGACCGTCCGCAGCATCAACATGGGTGCGCTCGCGCTCGTGGCCGCCTTCATCGTGGGCCTCAGCGTCTTCGGCGACGACACGGACGCGATCATCGCCGGATTCCCGGGCGAGTTGTTCGTCATCCTGGTCGGCGTCACCTACCTGTTTGCGCTCGCCAAGAACAACGGCACCGTCGACTGGATCGTCCACGGCGCCGTCCGCGCCGTCCGCGGACGGGTCGCGCTCGTTCCGTGGGCGATGTTCTTCGTCTGCGCGGTCGTCACCGGCATCGGCGCCGTCAGCCCCGCCGCGGTCGCGATCGTCGCACCGGTGGCGATGGGCTTCGCGCACCGCTACCGCATCCACCCGGTGATGATGGGCATGATGGTGGTCCAGGGCGCGACCGGCGGCAGCTTCTCGCCGATCGGCATCTTCGGCAGCATCACCAACGGCGTCGTCGACTCCAACGACCTCGAGGGCAGCCCGACCTTCCTCTTCCTGGCCGCGATGACTGCCGCCACGCTCGTCGCCGCGATCACCTACGTGGTCTTCGGCGGTCGTGAGCTGATCCGCCGTGGCAAGGACGAGCGCGCGCTCGTCGACGTCGGCGCGACCGCCGAGGCCGCGAGCAGCGCGGCGACCCGTGGCGCGGTTACGGGGACGCCCGGCTCCGCCATCGAGCAGGGCCTCGGTCGCACCGACGACCTCGACGACCTCGACGACGACACCCGCCTCAACCTCGAGCGTTCGAGCACCCTCCTCGGTCTGGTCGCACTCATCGTGGGCGCGCTCGCGTTCGACCTCGATGTCGGCTTCACGGCGCTCACCGTCGCGGTGGTCCTCACCCTGCTCTTCCCGCCGTCGGCACGTGGCGCGGTCGAGAAGATCAGCTGGGGCACGATCCTCCTGGTCGGCGGCATCGTCACCTATGTCAACCTCCTGCAGAACCACGGCGTCGTGACCTGGCTGGGCGACCGCGTCGCCGAGGTCGGCGCACCCCTCATCGCAGCACTGCTGATCTGCTTCATCGGTGCAGTCGTCTCGGCGTTCGCCTCGACCACGGGCATCATCGGCGCCCTGATCCCGCTGGCGGTCCCCTTCCTGCTCACCGACCAGGTCAGCGCGATCGGACTCATCGCCGCGCTCGCGATCTCGAGCTCGGTCGTCGACTGCAGCCCCTTCTCGACCAACGGCGCCCTGATCGTCGCGAACTCCGACGAGAGCCAGCGCGAGATGGTGTTCAAGCGCCTCATGCAGTGGGGCATGTCCATCGTCGTGATCGCTCCCCTGCTGACCTGGGCAATCCTCGTGCTCCCGACGACGTGA
- a CDS encoding class I SAM-dependent methyltransferase, whose translation MSGDEPEAGGDHAARLRASFTAQADTFEEPTLNAAFTSALDWVVEAAQPHAGDQCLDLASGTGLVGRALAPQIAHVTCVDSTPAMLARGRAAAAAEGLTNITFVLGDATIPVVPAGSVDLGVTRFSLHHVPDPLAVLRTMVEACRPGGRVVVHDLASSTDPTLAARQDAIETWRDDSHLRTPVLGEVAAWLRDLGAVVDRTDQRTYERPLEPWLAQSLTPPDRAVHVRQAFADELAGGEPTGFAPTQRDDDVWFTQTWELTVAHRP comes from the coding sequence GTGTCCGGAGACGAGCCCGAGGCGGGCGGCGACCACGCCGCCCGCCTCCGGGCGTCCTTCACCGCCCAGGCCGACACGTTCGAGGAGCCCACGCTCAACGCGGCGTTCACCTCTGCGCTCGACTGGGTCGTCGAGGCGGCTCAGCCCCATGCGGGCGACCAGTGCCTCGACCTCGCGTCGGGCACCGGGCTCGTCGGGCGGGCACTCGCGCCGCAGATCGCCCACGTCACCTGCGTGGACAGCACCCCGGCCATGCTCGCGCGCGGACGCGCGGCGGCCGCCGCCGAAGGCCTCACGAACATCACCTTCGTCCTCGGCGACGCGACCATCCCGGTCGTCCCCGCAGGGAGCGTCGATCTCGGCGTGACCCGGTTCTCCCTCCACCACGTCCCCGATCCGCTGGCCGTCCTGCGCACGATGGTCGAGGCCTGCCGGCCGGGCGGTCGTGTCGTCGTGCACGACCTCGCGTCGTCGACCGACCCGACGCTCGCCGCCCGTCAGGACGCGATCGAGACCTGGCGCGACGACTCCCATCTGCGCACCCCCGTGCTCGGTGAGGTCGCGGCCTGGCTGCGCGACCTCGGCGCCGTGGTCGACCGCACCGACCAGCGGACGTACGAGCGACCGCTCGAGCCGTGGCTGGCGCAGTCCCTTACACCGCCCGACCGTGCCGTCCACGTGCGGCAGGCGTTCGCCGACGAGCTCGCCGGCGGCGAGCCCACCGGATTCGCGCCGACGCAGCGCGACGACGACGTCTGGTTCACCCAGACCTGGGAGCTCACCGTCGCCCACCGCCCCTGA
- a CDS encoding GH1 family beta-glucosidase, giving the protein MTDVVTDPLTTLAASFPSGFTFGAATAAYQIEGAVAEDGRTPSIWDAFSAQPGRVANGDTGEVAVDHYHRMPTDVDLMSDLGLGAYRFSVSWPRVQPGGAGPVNPKGIDFYDRLVDTLLDRGVAPWATLYHWDLPLALEQAGGWPARDTAARFAEYAGVVADALGDRLHGLITLNEPWCSAFLGYGNGVHAPGRADGATALAASHHLLLGHGLAAQAIRAIAPETPLGLTVNLYPTSPALPEGYDGPDRAAYDDAVRRVDGLCNRWFLDPVFGRGYPADVVEDVRPMSALEFVRGGDTDVIAAPLDFLGVNYYTRHVVAPGAHPGAATVEFRKRGLPTTAMGWEVDPDGLYDVVRRVHDDYPAIPIYLTENGSAYEDVVSADGQVHDPERLAYLREHLEAMARLSADGVAVAGYFAWSLVDNFEWAEGYAKRFGLVHVDYDTQVRTPKDSARWYAALLAAHRDGILGA; this is encoded by the coding sequence ATGACCGACGTCGTCACCGATCCCCTCACCACGCTCGCAGCGTCGTTCCCGTCCGGCTTCACCTTCGGCGCCGCCACCGCGGCCTACCAGATCGAAGGTGCCGTCGCGGAGGACGGCCGTACCCCGTCGATCTGGGACGCGTTCTCCGCGCAGCCCGGCCGCGTCGCGAACGGCGACACGGGCGAGGTCGCCGTCGACCACTACCACCGGATGCCCACCGACGTGGACCTGATGAGCGACCTCGGCCTCGGGGCGTACCGGTTCTCCGTCTCGTGGCCGCGCGTTCAGCCCGGCGGCGCCGGACCGGTCAACCCGAAGGGGATCGACTTCTACGACCGGCTGGTCGACACCCTGCTGGACCGGGGCGTCGCACCGTGGGCGACCCTCTACCACTGGGACCTGCCGCTCGCGCTCGAGCAGGCGGGCGGTTGGCCGGCACGCGACACGGCGGCGCGGTTCGCCGAGTACGCCGGAGTCGTCGCCGACGCCCTCGGCGACCGCCTCCACGGCCTGATCACGCTGAACGAACCATGGTGCTCAGCGTTCCTCGGCTACGGCAACGGCGTGCACGCGCCGGGTCGTGCCGACGGGGCGACCGCGCTCGCCGCGTCGCACCACCTGCTGCTCGGGCACGGCCTGGCCGCACAGGCGATCCGCGCGATCGCGCCCGAGACGCCGCTCGGCCTCACGGTCAACCTCTATCCGACCTCGCCTGCGCTCCCCGAGGGCTATGACGGCCCTGACCGCGCGGCGTACGACGATGCCGTGCGACGCGTCGACGGACTGTGCAACCGGTGGTTCCTCGACCCGGTGTTCGGCCGCGGATACCCGGCCGACGTCGTCGAGGACGTCCGGCCGATGTCGGCGCTGGAGTTCGTCCGGGGCGGAGACACCGACGTGATCGCGGCGCCGCTGGACTTCCTCGGCGTCAACTACTACACGCGTCACGTGGTCGCTCCGGGCGCGCACCCGGGCGCGGCGACGGTGGAGTTCCGCAAGCGCGGACTGCCGACGACAGCCATGGGCTGGGAGGTCGACCCGGACGGCCTGTACGACGTGGTCCGCCGCGTGCACGACGACTACCCGGCGATCCCGATCTATCTGACCGAGAACGGCTCCGCGTACGAGGACGTCGTCTCCGCCGACGGCCAGGTCCACGACCCGGAGCGGCTCGCGTACCTCCGGGAGCATCTCGAGGCGATGGCACGCCTGTCCGCCGACGGTGTCGCGGTCGCGGGCTACTTCGCGTGGTCGCTGGTGGACAACTTCGAGTGGGCCGAGGGCTACGCGAAGCGGTTCGGGTTGGTGCACGTCGACTACGACACGCAGGTGCGGACCCCCAAGGACAGCGCGCGCTGGTATGCCGCACTCCTTGCGGCCCACCGGGACGGGATACTGGGCGCATGA
- a CDS encoding LacI family DNA-binding transcriptional regulator has translation MTGGPEAGKRPTLEQVAALAGVGRGTASRVINGSPSVAPQTRDAVMKAVAELGYVPNQAARSLVTRRTGAIALVISEPEERLFSEPFFAGVVRGISQVMDERDRQLVLVLVHGPAERRDEPAAYLSPQHVDGALLLSQHEGDDLPQQLRDRGLMLVHGGRPPGVEGASYVDVDNVGGARAALRHLLERGRHRVATIAGPPDMQAGRDRLRGYREALEAGGIAYDPSLIEQGDFTEPGGWQAMRRLLARHPDVDAVFAASDPMALGALRALREAGSAVPADVAVVGFDDSPMAAMSDPPLTTINQPADVLGREMAEMLLAALADPENDEARSLVLPTSLVVRGTT, from the coding sequence ATGACGGGTGGGCCGGAGGCTGGCAAGCGCCCGACGCTCGAGCAGGTCGCCGCGCTCGCCGGCGTCGGGCGTGGCACCGCGTCCCGCGTCATCAACGGCTCCCCCTCGGTCGCGCCACAGACCCGCGACGCGGTGATGAAGGCGGTCGCCGAGCTCGGCTACGTCCCCAACCAGGCCGCGCGCTCGCTGGTCACCCGCCGTACGGGCGCGATCGCCCTGGTGATCTCCGAGCCCGAGGAGCGCCTGTTCAGCGAGCCGTTCTTCGCCGGTGTCGTCCGCGGGATCTCACAAGTGATGGACGAGCGCGACCGCCAGCTCGTGCTCGTGCTCGTGCACGGACCGGCCGAGCGACGCGACGAACCCGCCGCCTACCTGAGCCCGCAGCACGTCGACGGTGCGCTGCTGCTCTCGCAGCACGAGGGCGACGACCTTCCGCAGCAGCTGCGCGACCGCGGGCTGATGCTCGTGCACGGCGGCCGGCCGCCGGGCGTCGAGGGCGCCAGCTATGTGGACGTCGACAACGTCGGCGGCGCACGCGCGGCCCTGCGTCATCTGCTCGAGCGCGGGCGGCACCGGGTGGCGACGATCGCAGGACCGCCCGACATGCAGGCCGGACGCGACCGCTTGCGCGGCTACCGCGAGGCGCTCGAGGCCGGCGGGATCGCATACGACCCGAGCCTGATCGAACAGGGTGACTTCACCGAGCCCGGCGGGTGGCAGGCGATGCGTCGCCTGCTCGCGCGCCACCCGGACGTCGACGCGGTGTTCGCCGCATCCGACCCGATGGCGCTCGGCGCCCTGCGCGCACTGCGCGAGGCGGGGAGCGCGGTGCCTGCCGACGTCGCCGTGGTCGGCTTCGACGACTCGCCGATGGCGGCGATGAGCGACCCGCCGCTGACGACCATCAACCAGCCGGCCGACGTCCTCGGCCGCGAGATGGCCGAGATGCTCCTGGCGGCTCTGGCCGACCCGGAGAACGACGAGGCGCGCAGCCTCGTCCTGCCGACGAGCCTCGTCGTCCGCGGGACGACCTGA